The Rhodospirillales bacterium genome includes the window ACCTGTGGAGCAAATGTCCGTCTTGTGAAGGCATGCTGTTTCACCGTGACCTGCTGGAAAACATCAATGTTTGCTACCATTGCGGCCATCACATGCGAATCTCTGTCGCAGAGCGTCTAACGCTTTTGTTTGACGAAGGCCGCTATAAATCGGTGCCCGTACCGAAAGTCCCGCACGATCCGCTGAAATTCAAAGACCGGAAAAAATATGCCGACCGCCTGAAGGAAGCCCGCGCCAAAACCGGGCGGGACGACGCCATCATCGTTGCCAAAGGCACGATAGGCGGCGCACCGACCGTTATTGCCGCTTTTGATTTCGCCTTTATGGGCGGGTCCATGGGAACAGCCGTCGGTGAGGGACTCGTCACCGCCGCCCAGGAAGCCATCAAAGACGGCGCAGCCCTGATCGCCATTCCGGCCTCCGGCGGTGCCCGCATGCAAGAAGGCGCTTTGTCCCTGATGCAAATGCCACGCAGTATCGTCGCCGTAGAAATGGTCAAGGACGCCGGGCTGCCTTATATCGTTATTCTGACCGACCCTACCACCGGCGGAGTTAGCGCGTCCTTTGCCATGGTCGGCGATATCCACATTGCCGAACCGGGCTGTATGATCGGCTTTGCCGGAAAACGCGTTATCCAGGAAACCATCCGCGAAGAACTACCGGAAGACTTCCAAACGGCGGAATACTGCATGGAACACGGCATGGTTGACATGGTCGTACCGCGGAAAGATCTGCATGAAACGCTGGGGCGCATTTTAGGGCTGCTGTTCAACACATCTAATGGCGACAGCGCCCGTAAACCGGGCCGCGGCGGAAAAGAAAACCCGGCCGCAAAAGGCAAAAACGGTAAAGAAAACGGCAAAAAGCCGGCTGCACCCCGCGCGGCAAAAAACAATGTCGTACCCTTAAAGGCACAGATTAAGAAAACTGTGCCCGCCAAACAGCCGGCAAATGTGCCGGCACCGGCGGTTAAAAAAATCGCCGAAGAATAAACCATGTATGCGGCTGATGCGCTTCACCCGAATTCAGACCTGCAAAAAAAGCTAAACGCTATCTATCGCCTGCGGAGCAACGTCGTTGCCAAGGTCGATTTATCGATTCGCATTCCCTACATGGCCCTGCTGGAAAAACTGGGCAATCCGCATATAAATCTGCCGCCTGTCATCCATGTGGCCGGAACCAACGGCAAAGGGTCAACCATTGCCACATTGCGCGCCTGTCTGGAAACCCAAGGCTATAAAGTTCACGTCTATACCTCGCCGCATCTGGTGCGCTTTAACGAACGAATCATCCTCGCCGGAAAAGAAATATCCGATGGCGCTATGGAAGCCCTGTTGGACGAAGTCATGGAAAAAAACGATGACGCACCGCTGACTTTCTTTGAAATAACAACCGCTCTGGCCCTGACAGCCTTCGCCCGCAGCCCGGCTGATATCCTGTTACTGGAAGTCGGCATGGGCGGGCGACTGGACTGCACCAATGTCATCGACAAACCGCTGGCGACGATTATCACCCGCATATCCCGCGATCATACCGAATTTCTGGGTGACACCCTGACAGATATTGCCCTGGAAAAAGCCGGGATCATGAAACCGGACGTGCCATGCATCATCGGGCCACAGGATAGCCCGGATGTCATGAACGCTCTCGAAAATCATGCAAAAACAGTTCCCTGCCCCCTGATACGCTCCGGATCGGAATGGCGGTGCACACAGGATCATGATGCAAAAACGGGTCTTATACGGTTCTCATTTGGAACAAAAGAGCTGATATTGCCCCAACCATGCCTCATCGGCCCTCACCAGTTCGACAATACCGGCATGGCGTTAGCTTGCCTGCACAGCATCGCGGACCTCCCGGTTTCGGATGAAGCATTAAAACAGGCCATGACCCGAATCTGTTGGCCCGGTCGTCTGCAACAAATAATGGACGCCCCCATACCTGACCTGCCGGACGGCTGGGAGCTATGGCTGGACGGAGGACATAATGACAGTGCCGGACAAATTCTCGGCCATCAGGCCCGGATATGGCAACAGCAAGACAATAAAAAGCTTCACATCATTATGGGCATGATGAAAAATAAAGACCCGGAGGCCTTTGTAACCCCGATTCTTCCCTATGCCGCCAGCATCACCTGCATCCCGATCAACGGCGAACCCGCCGGCAGCTCTCCGGAAGATTTAAAGAAAAGAATAGAAAAATCAGCCCCCTGTCCGGTACAAACCGCCGGGTCCCTAAATGAAGCATTATCATTACGGACAAAATATACTACACTGCCGGAGGATAATTCAGCGGGCCGCGTCCTTGTTACAGGCTCGTTATATCTGGTGGGGAGCCTTCTGAATGACCTTTACCATCGCGCTGGTGGATGATGACCGCAATATTCTAACCTCCGTGACAATGGCGCTGGAGGCCGAAGGGTTTACGGTGCACAGCTATAAAGACGGCGAAGAGGGCTATCATGGCATCGCTGGCAATCCGCCCGATCTGGCCGTTCTGGACATCAAAATGCCCCGCATGACCGGGCTTGAGCTTCTGGAGAAACT containing:
- a CDS encoding acetyl-CoA carboxylase carboxyltransferase subunit beta; protein product: MNWLTNFIRPKIRSIVEQQKDVPENLWSKCPSCEGMLFHRDLLENINVCYHCGHHMRISVAERLTLLFDEGRYKSVPVPKVPHDPLKFKDRKKYADRLKEARAKTGRDDAIIVAKGTIGGAPTVIAAFDFAFMGGSMGTAVGEGLVTAAQEAIKDGAALIAIPASGGARMQEGALSLMQMPRSIVAVEMVKDAGLPYIVILTDPTTGGVSASFAMVGDIHIAEPGCMIGFAGKRVIQETIREELPEDFQTAEYCMEHGMVDMVVPRKDLHETLGRILGLLFNTSNGDSARKPGRGGKENPAAKGKNGKENGKKPAAPRAAKNNVVPLKAQIKKTVPAKQPANVPAPAVKKIAEE
- a CDS encoding bifunctional folylpolyglutamate synthase/dihydrofolate synthase, with the protein product MYAADALHPNSDLQKKLNAIYRLRSNVVAKVDLSIRIPYMALLEKLGNPHINLPPVIHVAGTNGKGSTIATLRACLETQGYKVHVYTSPHLVRFNERIILAGKEISDGAMEALLDEVMEKNDDAPLTFFEITTALALTAFARSPADILLLEVGMGGRLDCTNVIDKPLATIITRISRDHTEFLGDTLTDIALEKAGIMKPDVPCIIGPQDSPDVMNALENHAKTVPCPLIRSGSEWRCTQDHDAKTGLIRFSFGTKELILPQPCLIGPHQFDNTGMALACLHSIADLPVSDEALKQAMTRICWPGRLQQIMDAPIPDLPDGWELWLDGGHNDSAGQILGHQARIWQQQDNKKLHIIMGMMKNKDPEAFVTPILPYAASITCIPINGEPAGSSPEDLKKRIEKSAPCPVQTAGSLNEALSLRTKYTTLPEDNSAGRVLVTGSLYLVGSLLNDLYHRAGG